One stretch of Thermoplasmata archaeon DNA includes these proteins:
- a CDS encoding dihydroorotate dehydrogenase electron transfer subunit, with protein MYAVTKIEETKNETFNIKTIRFKLENTVYPGQFLMVWIPSIREMPMSLSYVGDLKGITFKVVGKGTEALSKLTEGSKIWVRGPYGRGYKKEDGYALAIAGGTGISSLAPFLETVENFDLLIGAKSKKDLYFIERLKGFAQNIYITTEDGSAGEKGLLTDLLPRLLKNSKYSRIYTCGPEMMVRAILNLTDLKISASLERYMKCGVGICDSCTINGYRVCVDGPVFEDQQLRNMTELGEYTREKSGLKVRL; from the coding sequence ATGTATGCGGTTACAAAAATAGAAGAAACAAAAAATGAAACTTTTAACATAAAGACGATTCGTTTCAAACTTGAAAATACAGTTTATCCAGGACAGTTTTTGATGGTATGGATACCTAGCATAAGGGAGATGCCTATGAGTCTTTCCTATGTCGGCGATTTGAAAGGCATAACTTTTAAAGTAGTTGGCAAAGGCACAGAAGCGTTATCAAAACTTACTGAAGGATCCAAGATATGGGTAAGAGGCCCTTACGGCAGAGGCTACAAAAAAGAGGATGGATACGCTTTGGCAATTGCTGGAGGTACAGGAATATCATCACTTGCACCTTTTCTGGAGACGGTTGAAAATTTTGATCTTTTGATAGGAGCCAAGTCTAAAAAAGATCTTTATTTTATTGAGAGGTTAAAAGGATTCGCACAAAACATCTACATTACTACAGAAGATGGTTCTGCTGGAGAAAAAGGGCTTTTGACAGATCTCTTACCGCGCTTACTAAAAAATAGCAAATACAGCAGAATTTATACATGTGGCCCGGAAATGATGGTGCGGGCGATCTTGAATTTGACAGATCTTAAAATTTCTGCAAGCCTTGAAAGATATATGAAATGTGGGGTTGGAATATGTGATTCCTGTACAATCAATGGTTATAGAGTATGTGTAGACGGGCCGGTATTTGAAGATCAACAGCTAAGAAATATGACAGAACTTGGTGAGTATACAAGAGAAAAGTCAGGGTTAAAGGTAAGATTATGA